Within Suricata suricatta isolate VVHF042 chromosome 12, meerkat_22Aug2017_6uvM2_HiC, whole genome shotgun sequence, the genomic segment CGTGCTGGGACTGGAGGCGTGGGTGGCTCGCAGTGACTCTCACGAGCCTGGCAGTCCACCAGGTGGCTGTCTGCTCCCACGGGCCTCCTGTGGCAGGTGAGGTACAGTTGGGTGGGGGGGACCTGGGCCTGCTGCCTGACCCCAtccctctgtctgtgtctccctgccccccccccccccccccccgcacagcTGCCGCCATGGCCCAGACCCTGCAGATGGAGATCCCGAACTTCGGCAACAGCATTCTGGAGTGTCTAAATGAGCAGCGGCTGCAGGGCCTGTACTGTGACGTGTCTGTGGTGGTCAAGGGCCATGCCTTTAAGGCCCACCGGGCCGTGCTGGCCGCCAGCAGTTCCTACTTCCGGGACCTATTCAACAGCAGCCGGAGTGCCGTGGTGGAGCTGCCGGCTGCCGTGCAGCCCCAGTCCTTCCAGCGGATCCTCAGCTTCTGCTACACGGGCCGGCTGAGCATGAACGTGGGTGACCAGTTCCTGCTCATGTACACGGCTGGCTTCCTGCAGATCCAGGAGATCATGGAGAAGGGCACCGAGTTCTTCCTCAAGGTGAGCTCCCCCAGCTGTGACTCGCAGGGCCTGCACACCGAGGAGGCCCCATCGTCCGAGCCCCAGAGCCCCGTGGCCCAGACGTCAAGCTGGCCAGCCTGCGGCACCCCGCTGCCCCTCGTGTCCCGAGTCAAGACGGAGCAGCAGGAGTCGGACTCCGTGCAGTGCACGCCCGTGGCCAAGCGGCTGTgggacagcagcagcagcagtggcgGCAATGGCAGCCGTAAGATGGCCAAGTTCTCCACGCCAGACCTGGCTGCCAACCGGCCGCCCCAGCAGGCCCCGGTGGTGGCGGCGGCACAGCCCGCCGGGGTGGCTGTGGCGGCGGCGGCGNNNNNNNNNNNNNNNNNNNNNNNNNNNNNNNNNNNNNNNNNNNNNNNNNNNNNNNNNNNNNNNNNNNNNNNNNNNNNNNNNNNNNNNNNNNNNNNNNNNNGCGGCGGCGGCAGGGGGCGTGGTGAGCGGGCCCAGCACGTCGGAGCGGACCAGCCCGGGCACCTCGAGTGCCTATACGAGCGACAGCCCCGGCTCCTACCACAacgaggaggatgaggaggaggacgCAGGCGAGGAGGGCACGGACGAGCAGTACCGGCAGATCTGCAACATGTACACCATGTACAGCATGATGAATGTCGGCCAGACAGGTGAGGTgcccgccctgccctgccctccccggcccccgctacccctccctgccccccgcagCCCCTGTCCCCGACACGTGCTGCTCTCTGCCCCCGAAGCCGAGAAGGTGGAGGCCCTCCCCGAGCAGGTGGCCCCCGAGTCCCGGAATCGCATCCGGGTGCGACAAGACTTGGCGTCTCTCCCAGCCGAGCTCATCAACCAGATCGGCAACCGCTGCCACCCCAAGCTCTACGATGAGGGGGACCCCTCGGAGAAGCTGGAGCTGGTGACAGGTGGGCCAGCGTCTCTTCCTCCCCGAaaccccccttccctcccacgtCGTGCCTTCCGGGACAGCGCCTGTGGCATGGTGGTTAGTTGCCAGCCTTGGGGCCTGACCCTAGCCCTGCTGCCACCCGCTGGCCGTGTCTTGAGGCAGCTGACACCCCCTGGCGGCCTCCAGGTTTCTGCCCCAGAAGCTGGGAGAACTGTTGGTCGGCACTGTGGGCCACGTGGGTAGAGGAGCGGCTTCACAGGGTGGTTTGGGGGTTACCTGACACAGTGCTTAAGAATCCTGGAGTTGGGGGGCCTTGGTGTGAGCTTCCGCTGCCTGTTCTTTTTGATGCCCAGGTGCTTGTGTGGGCAGAAGTCCCCAGTGTGCGAGCAGGGCCCGGCATGACATAGGTGCCCGCGCACGGCAGCACTGCCACCTGTCCTTTTCCTGGCCGCTGGCAAGGCCGTGCCGGGGCCAGTTGTCAGGGAGCGTCTTGGCCGGGCCCAGGCCAGGACCTGGCCAAGTGGGGAACGTGGCAGTTCGGGGCCCCCCGGCCAccctcctgctccccactgcAGGCACCAATGTGTACATCACGAGGGCGCAGCTCATGAACTGTCACGTCAGCGCGGGCACGCGGCACAAGGTCCTGCTGCGGCGCCTCCTGGCCTCCTTCTTTGATCGGTGAGGCCCttgcagagcccagtggggggagaggggccacCCCGTACGCACCCCCTACCACGGGGGCCCTGACacccctcctccatgccccccaccccaggaacaCGCTGGCTAACAGCTGTGGCACCGGCATCCGCTCTTCCTCCAACAACCCCAGCCGCAAACCGCTGGACAGTCGCGTCCTTCACGCGGTCAAGTGTGAGTGTCTGGCGGGGTGGGGCAGATGGCTGGTCCTTTTCGGTGTTGGCCCTGATCGATGGATGGGGTTCGGAGGCTCAATGTAGGCTTGTTGGGAAGAGGGCTGTGATTGGGTAGATTTCGTCATAGGGCGGGGGGCACCAGAGATGAGCCTGTGTCAGATGTGGGGGTAGGAGTGTGGGGGAGGGTCCTTGGGGAGTCCTGTGAGCGGGAAGCAGCCGAGCCCCAGCCAGCAGTCAGGAGAAAAGTCCAGGTTTTCCTGTGGAGACTCCCGGTTCCTAAATTCTGGCAAATGACCCAGATTTTTCAAGAGCTCCGGGCCACCCTCTCAGACCCTGCACACGGCCAAGCTCAGTCAGGCAAGGGGTCGGCCTGCCTTGCGAGTTTCTCGTTCTGCCGCCTCGCAGGGGGGTTTAGGGTtgctgtgtgggtgtgtgtcgaTCAAGGAGCAGCATGGCTGCGTATCTGTGGTCGGGGTGGCCAGCCCCGCCTGACCAcgctctctctgtgccctcacaGACTACTGCCAGAACTTTGCTCCCAACTTTAAGGAGAGTGAGATGAACGCCATCGCAGCCGACATGTGCACCAACGCCCGCCGCGTCGTGCGGAAGAGCTGGATCCCCAAGCTCAAGGTGCTCATGGCCGAGGGCGACGCCTACACCACCTTCATCAGCGACACGGGCAAGATCGAGCCGGACATGATGGGCGTGGAGCACAGCTTCGAGACGGCCAGCCACGACGGCGAGGCCGGCCCCTCGGCCGAGGCCCTCCAGTAACTACCACCGGACCCTCCCCGCGGGGCCgtcacactcccctccccccccagtcaCACCCTCCCACCATCTTGGTCACGAGCTACTGTCCCTCCCCAGGACCCGCGGGGGGCGCTGCAtgctcccagcccctctgcctccccatccCACTCTCCGACCCCAATCCGAGCGGGCTGGGAGAGGGTAGCAAACCGGTGCGAGCTATGCACTGCCTTCCCTAGCACACTCGGGCGCTGTCGGGGGGGCGCCTGCGCCCCCTCTCCTAACCCCTAGCAGTGGTCTCTCCACTCACCAGGCCAGGCGGGGAGGGGCCAGCCTGGGGGGGCTCAGGAAggctccctccccaggccctgggcccctCGCTGCAACCTCTTGGGACTTGCAGGGGCCCCAGGGTTCTCAGGACCCCTCCTGCCACCGCCTCCCAGTGCTTCCGTGTTTCCAAAAGCGCCTTCCTGACTCACTCGTCCGTCCCTGCGCCTGGGGGCTGGGGTAGGCGAGGCTGAGGGGACTgcccatttcacagctgaggaaactgaggttcagagaaactCTACAGCTGACCTAAGGTGGTGGGGTGGCAGCGGGCCCTGCgcccttctctcccccccacccagtGCTCACCTCTGTGGCCCCCACCTTTTCCCTGGGGCCTGAGTGGGGCAGGTCCCAAGTGGGAGGCTCTCGGGGACAGACTGAAGGTCTCTGCGAATACGAGAGGTTTCCTGGGCTCACAGAACTGTGTGCGTGTgggtgcgtgcgtgcgtgtgtgtgtgtgtgtgtgtgtgtgtgtgtgtgtgtgtagaagttttgcttttcaacaaatgaatagGAGAGGCAGTAGGGCCAGGGCTAGAAGCCAGGGGAACAGGCTGGGGgctgctgccctccccccccccacccccacatcccatgctgcccccaccccctgtacatactttttaaagcatttttttagcTAATGAAATATTGAAGTAtaagattccttttatttttcaaaccaaCGGGACTGTCTGATGTCCCCTTCAGTCCCTGGGGGGGACGCGGCAGGcaggacggggtgggggtgggggcaggctgaATGCGAGTGTGAGTGTGGAGTGTGGGTGCGCATTTCTGAGGTGGGGACCTGGCCGGGCCTCTGACCAGCTCCCCCGTCGCTCCTCTGTTCCCCAGCGGGGCTCCATTGGAAGGGGGGGCCCTGGCCTCGGCCTGTTGGCTTAGCCCAGCTTCTGGGGATAAGGCAGGGCCTGCTTCCATCGTTAGCAGTTTGCAGAATTTTCTCTAACCATTCCGCTTTCTGTCCTCGCCCAGCGCGAGGGGGTTGTGTTTTTTTGAGTTGTACATGTGAACTCTGTGGAGGGTTCTTCTTTTTACTCCCCGTCCCCCACACTGGGTGTCCTTTACAATTTCACCTTTTCTTCTGGCCCTGTCCCCACTGCCTCTCGTCTCGTCTCCTCCCCTATCCGAAGGGCCCAGTGCTCCCAGTAGCCTCTCCAGAGGCAGGGGGTtatgggaggtggggtgggggtcagcCCTGATCCTTGGAATCTGACTCAGagatctccccccccccctccagcagcccccaCCGGTCTGGGAAGGGGTCCTCCCCTCCTGACGTCatcctgtgggggtggggggtgtttggTCTGGCTGGGGCCCCACCACCCCACTTTCCTGGCCTGGCCCCTGCACCTTAGCCCTCGCCGGCCCGGTGTGTGGGGGAGCGACGCCCCAGCTAAAGCACAAGCACCTTAGTCGCACCCCCCCCACGCCCTCTCGCTGGCCTTGACGTCCCGCCCCAGCATCTGTCCCAAAGCACAATACCTGGTCACTTGGCAAGCTGCCGGCCGGCCAAGGCCGAGGGGTGGGCTGGGGCTCCAGCCAGACCCCACGAGGAAGGAGTCCCCAGGCGCTCCCCTCCTTCCAGGCCTTAGCAGGGGCCAGCTCTCTGGGACTGGggtcttctccctccccacccctttgtCCTGGAcaagcccctgcccagcccctccctgccttgtCCTCGGGTGGGGCTTGCCCCTGTCCCTCCTTCAAGCCCCTTCAGCACTGGGTTGGGTGGCAGAGCCCCCTCATTTCAGGGACCCCAGGAGGTGCCCCCGGCTCCCGGGactgtgtgttggggggggaggggccaggcaggggtgcaggggaggaAACTCCTCACCAGGAGAGCCAAAGACAGGGTTGTGCCTTACCCCAGGAGCCACCCCTgcgcccctcctgccctccccacctcctgggcggcctgctgcttttccttctctccctcccctcccctgccctgccctgagctgcatggtccccccaccccgggcagcCCAGGGAGGAGCACGAATGGAGAACCACCAACcaacgcaaaaaaaaaaaaaaaaaaggactgtgggggccccccccccacctcccccggcCGCCCACTCACCCGCCTCTTTCACGCAGGACAGACCGCCCGCCCTGTCCGTGTGAAGTGCCAACGCCCTCCCCGCCCTGGGCCGACCCCCCACTCCCCGGGCCCGTAAGTGAGATTGCACATTAACTACTGTAAGGAGAGGAGCCGCCCTGGGAAATGTGAACCAGGAGAGTATCAGTGACACTGAGGAGAATAAACTAAACGCCTTTGTAACAGCCCTGCCGCATGCTGCTCTTTGGGGGCGCCGGGCCGGGAGGGGACAGTCACTGCTCACTAGGGCCCAGTGTGCTCATGAACAGCCAGTCCAAAACGTCACGCCTCAGGGCCTctctgggaggggggaggggtggcgggcCCCCTTTGGGTGGGGAAACAGGCTCAAACCCAAGCTGTAAGTATCTTCCATTtgcagtggggcgcctggctgactccgTCAGTAGAGCGTgggactgttgatctcagggtcatgggttcgagccccatgttggggatgGAGTGTACTTAAAAGTAGCTTCCACAGAAAACACCCTTCTGGCCACCCTAGTGTATACGGACGCTAGGGTACATCTATATGTCTCCGCAGGTCTCGCCCATGCACCCGTGAGCCCCAGGTCCTACGCTGGTGTCCCACGGGATCGCCCCCCTCTGTTGAGTTGGCTGTGTGACAGGCCCGCTGGCTCGCTCCCCTTCTGTGGTCTgacacccccagccccagagacATCCCCTGGATGCACCAGCACCCCTTGAGGCACCCACGCATGTATCAGGGAACACAGAGGTTGAGGAGAGGTCCCCTCCAGCGGGCCTGCTTGAAAATCCGCCGAAGAGCTGTAGGTTCTGAGGACACGAAGCCAAAATGTTCTCCCAGATCAGGTGGAGAGGACACCGATGTGTGCTAAGGTCTTCCCGGTTCAGAAAGGTCTTTAGTGGCCTAGGAAGGTCACTCCCTGAGGTCAAGGATCCCATCAAGTCAGAGGCTGAGGCGGAAAAAGAAGCTTCGTCCCTGCCTGGGCCAGGTCTGTCCGCAGTAACGAGCGACAGCCTCCAGCCATCACGGGGAGCCGATCGGGTGGGGCCTCGGTTCCC encodes:
- the NACC1 gene encoding nucleus accumbens-associated protein 1; this translates as MAQTLQMEIPNFGNSILECLNEQRLQGLYCDVSVVVKGHAFKAHRAVLAASSSYFRDLFNSSRSAVVELPAAVQPQSFQRILSFCYTGRLSMNVGDQFLLMYTAGFLQIQEIMEKGTEFFLKVSSPSCDSQGLHTEEAPSSEPQSPVAQTSSWPACGTPLPLVSRVKTEQQESDSVQCTPVAKRLWDSSSSSGGNGSRKMAKFSTPDLAANRPPQQAPVVAAAQPAGVAVAAAAXXXXXXXXXXAAAAGGVVSGPSTSERTSPGTSSAYTSDSPGSYHNEEDEEEDAGEEGTDEQYRQICNMYTMYSMMNVGQTAEKVEALPEQVAPESRNRIRVRQDLASLPAELINQIGNRCHPKLYDEGDPSEKLELVTGTNVYITRAQLMNCHVSAGTRHKVLLRRLLASFFDRNTLANSCGTGIRSSSNNPSRKPLDSRVLHAVKYYCQNFAPNFKESEMNAIAADMCTNARRVVRKSWIPKLKVLMAEGDAYTTFISDTGKIEPDMMGVEHSFETASHDGEAGPSAEALQ